The stretch of DNA aaaaatggaatCAACATGTCCAACTCTATATtatgaaacaaataaataaataaagtaaatactTTACGTCCTTTTCTCTCTCTTCACTTTCTCTCACTACACCCCACGATTTCCTCTTCTTCATTTGTACTACAATCTCCatctttttgttgttgtttttctttccaAAGATATTAACATTTTCCTTTGATACTCCAACCCCTTTTGTTTTCTCAGCTCAAAGTTTTGCATCTAAGAATCAAGATTCTCTCAGTTCTCAACATCATGGTTACATTTGGAGTTTCTACTTATGctgtcttcttcttcttcctctctgtGTTCATGCTTTTTCTTACTATGAGTTTTGGTGGAGACATAGTACACCCTGATAATATTGCTCCCAAGAGTCCTGGATGTGACAACAACTTTGTTCTGGtaccaataaaaatatatatgatttagaagaaagaaaaaaaataattttgaattttgctTGTTGTACAAATGCCATTCTTATTGCTTCTTCATTTTTGGATTTGTGTTGTTTTGATTTGATGCTAGGAAGTAGGAAAGTGGAGAAcaaaggagaatttgaaaaggaaattaattttctttatggattttttgtttttgtttgaatttttaggAAAATTGAGATTTTTGGGTGGGATCAAAATTGATATTATGGTTTTCTGTTTAGGGAAAGTgagaatttttattgtttttcctttctgcaATGAATGAGGCTCTGTGTGTATGCTcaatttgaaaattgatataatatttccttttttgttCTTTGGGCAGTATAGGTGTTTGGTTATGTTTTAGTTTCCTTGTTGTATCATGCtatgttatttttgttaatatattaatttctaGCATAACTTTTTCGTATTGCAACTAAAATGAAGGGAAAATTTAATAATAGAGTGATTTGATTAaggcattttttttcttctaattggATTGATTTCTGTTGGTATAGTTTTGTGGTACagctctttattattattttgttctttttttcttttctttctgtGTTTTGCAATAGGTAAAACTGTGttgtttttattcaattattattatgctAATTTTGGTATAtgtttaatttcatattttaatcctTTCTGCCAATCCTAACAATCATGCAAGCTGTCCCCTTTTAGATTTTGGTTCAACTAGACTTGTTTTCTGGATACCACTTAAAACTGATCttttttaaacttttcaaaaattACACTTTAACTATTTGAAAGAGAAGGTAGCGAGAAAACGTAGGAAAGAATGAGAAAAATCAGATATAAAACTTTGTGGATTGAATTCTATTGAAACTGTATTGGAATTGTTAATAGATGATTCAGATTACagtaatatctatttatagattttagtcctgtttggataaacaacttaattaaacgCTTATCGTTTAAGTGTTTATGTAAAAACTATTTCTAAAAcgaaagataaaataaagtcaaactattttctTAAGTTATTATGGAGAGTTTATGGACATGTCATAACCTATGTAGCACCAATACTTCAAATTGAAGTCGTGTTTGGTGTTTGAGATATGCCAATGCCCGATACTGACACATGTAGTCATATTCAATTACTTTGATTTTCAAATTATCATCGGTGTCTTGTGTTcgtgtttgtgtttgtgtttcaTAGGTCATAATCTATTTTCATAAAGTCTCTCAAATAGTCTCGCAAATGCTTATGTTAATAGAGTAACCGACTTAAATAAGTCGATCCAAGTAAGCTCTTATTATAGAGTACCTGACTTACTGTCAGTTAACAGATTTATCAGAAAGTAACTAACTATTCTCTTACAGCAATGTAAAGAGGCTTTTAGAAACATATATATTGATAAAGCTGTGCAGACACAGTGTATACTAGGAGCTTAAACAAACACACAACACTGCACATAAATATACAATACTCTAACATTATCCACAAATGTCTTAGCTTATGTCTTTCAGGATTTTAGCAAATAACTGTGGCATGTTGCTATTTTCTATGAGTATTGATAGGTCAAAGTATGTACGAGTTTTTTCAGCAGCTTtgaccaattttttttctttctttcattagGTTAAAATCCCAATTTGGATTGATGGTGTGGAAAGTGACGAGTATGTTGGTGTTGGTGCAAGATTTGGCCCTACATTGGAATCGAAAGAAAAGCGTGCTAACCATACTAGAGTTGCCATTGCAGACCCTCCTGATTGTTGTAGCAAACCTAAAAATAAGGTATTTTAGTTTTATGCTATAAAGAACTTACTGAATAATGCAACTTCTCTGTTGATGTGAAAGCATAGATGTCCACATTAAAAgctctaaaattttaaatttattaataatttgtaaTATGGAGTGCCTTGAAATTTTGTTAGCTCACTGGCGAGATCATTTTGGTGCACCGAGGACAGTGTAGTTTCACAACCAAGGCAAATATAGCTGAAGAAGCTGGTGCTTCAGCCATCCTGATTATAAATAACCGTGCAGGTGTTTGCATGCAATTTTTCAGTTTAAGGTCATAGTTTTCAAAGAATGTACATAATTTATGTTCCTTAGTTGTTAGAGGAAAAAAAGGTAATTTGCAATGAGAGGTTATATTATTCTTAAGCAATTATTTTTATGTCCTTATTTGTGCAGAACTTTTCAAGATGGTTTGTGAAGAGAATGAAACTGATGTTGATATTGGAATACCTTCTGTCATGCTTCCACAAGATGCTGGTGAAACCTtggaaaaatatatacataacaagtCCACAGGTATGTTTCACTTCCTCATTGAATGTGTCTATCCTTTTGTAATCAATTATGCTTCCCTTGGCCACAgggagatttttttttataaaaataactagtTTACATTTTGATACCTGATGTGGTTCTGTGTCTTACACGTTATGCTTTGCACTTTTGCATGTGTGTCCGCTCTTAAAGTGTCTGTGCAGTTATACTCTCCACTGCGTACAACGGTCGATATTGCAGAAGTATTTCTATGGCTTATGGCTGTTGGTACAATTCTGTGTGCTTCTTATTGGTCTGCTTGGACTGCCAGAGAGGGTGCTATCGAGCGAGAGAAGCTATTAAAGGTTACTTGGTTCCTTTTCATGTCAATTGCAATGTTGCCAATCCCAGACTGTGAAAATTATCAGtttattcaaatttcactatGCTACAGTTCTATAGCACTACTATAGCTGCTagttgaaaatactttatactAAATAGCGTATAGCATAACAATAGTGATTTGTTCAAAGTCCGCTACAGCATAGTGTTGTAGTGTCGTTAtagctgctatttgacaacaccaCTCAATtgtatttgttttcttatttataaaagaaaatactatttgtacaaagaaaaaacaaatgcTGAAAAGACAACAACTCAATAAAGCTCTGTTGTTCCTCACAGACCTTTCACAGAGGAATCCTTTATCAACAGTTTCTTCTCATTTTTGAGATGAACTACTTTTGTTATTTGTGAAGGAAACTTCTCAATTCTCATATTTAAAAACTCATTATTCTGatagtaatatatatagaaCATTTACAATTGCAGGATGATTCAGATGAGTATCTAAATAATACAGATAATGCTGGTTCCAGTGGTTATCTGGAAATAAGTACTGTGGCAGCAGTTTTGTTCGTTGTGATCGCTTCATGTTTCTTGCTTATGCTTTACAAACTAATGGCATCCTGGTTTGTTGAAGTTCTGGTGGTTCTATTTTGCATTGGTGGGGTTGAGGTGAGTTATTATTTTTCCTTGATTCTTGATGATTACTCTtagaatatatgaaaatatcGTATAACCTCTCGACATAATGTTAGATATCTTAGATTATCTCTTGAAATTAGTTTTCATATTTCTTAGTTATTATCGTAATATGGTATCACTCCAAACACTAGCAAATGGCCCTATAGTCATTGGATTGCAGTTTGATGTTATTGTTGACACATCAGTTGAATCTTTATTCTTTGCATGTTTTCAGGGACTGCAAACTTGCTTGGTGGCTCTTTTATCATGGTAAGTCTTCTTGTATATCCTTGTATATATGAAGGAAGGTGAATTGGGTGAGGTGAACAATTAACCAAAATGGCATCAAGTTGACAACAAATTGTTTTATAGTTTCAGATGGTCTCAACATGCTGCACAAACATATGTTAAAATACCCTTCTTTGGTGCTGTGTCATATCTCACACTTGCTGTTACTCCCTTCTGCATAGCGTTCGCCGTGCTTTGGGGAGTTAAACGCCATGCATCGTTTGCTTGGATTGGTCAAGACATTCTTGTAAGAACGGTTCTTTTACTTAACCATTGTTTGTTTGGTCAAATTTCTTTTCTCTTCAGTTCATGTTTTTAGACTGattgtttcaaataaaatatagaaatttatGTCACAATCATGAGCATACTCTTTACTGCATTATCGCAGATTTTCCTCATGAGCGAACTCATGTTTTCAGGGTATCGCTTTGATAATTACAGTTCTTCAGATTGTCCACATACCAAATCTCAAGGTGGTGATTATTCACACTTCATTTTTTACTCTTTCTGAATTTTAAAAAGCTTGTTTTGGCTTTATCTCCTACTTAGGTCTGTTGTTGACATTCTTATCAAATTTTGAGCTTGGAATGTCTAAATGGAGCCTTAATATCAGAAAAACAATTGAATATGTATTTACTTTATTCTGGTGaccttattttattaataatgacTCTAAGGTATACATTGTTTTCATAAGGTTGGAACTGTTCTTCTCAGTTGTGCCTTCCTATATGACATTTTCTGGGTGTTTGTATCTAAATGCTGGTTCCATGAGAGTGTGATGATAGTGGTGAGTGTTTCAAGAAAGCTCTCTCATTCCTACCATTTTTTTTCAGTTTGATTTTGTTCTCCCATTTCcccttaaaatttaaataaatgctACATTTTCACTTCATTACAGGTAGCTCGCGGTGATAAGAGTGGAGAAGATGGTATCCCCATGCTGCTCAAGATACCGCGTTTATATGATCCTTGGGGTGGTTACAGTGTCATCGGTTTTGGGGACATAATCTTACCAGGGCTTCTAGTAGCATTTTCATTAAGGTTGAATTGAATATCTCACATGGATATCTTATTCCTTGTAAAATAAAAGTTTGATACATGAAGAGAATGTTATGTGTCTTGTTAACGGTTCATGAACTCGGTTATTCTATTGATAACTTTATAGGTATGATTGGTTAGTGAAGAGGAACCTTCGATCAGGGTACTTCTTGTGGGCAATGGGTGCTTATGGTTTAGGTATGCTGTGTTTGATTTTAGGAGAGTTTTCATTGATAGGATATGTTATCTGAGTAACTTTTCTTGATTAAGTTTGGTTTACAATTTACATCATTttccttgaatttgatctgCAGGTCTCCTCGTCACATACATAGCTTTGAATTTGATGGATGGACATGGTCAACCAGCTTTGCTGTATATAGTCCCATTTACACTTGGTTAGTAAAATCATCACAGATAAATTCATATCACAAAACAAGTACTGATTATTATTACAACTAAGTGGTTGAACAAGTTTCAATTAAAGGTCAAATCAACTGGGAGGACTTGAGTTCGATCTTTACTCGGAATAATGTTTGGTCAAACTTTACTTACCTTATAACCGAATCCTAAATTACTATGACTCATTTCCCCTTAGGAATTGAAGGGTTAAAGACAAAAACTTATGCACAAAGAAATATTTGAACTTGTTCCATGGCTGTTGAAAGCGCCTCGTGGGACTAATGCAAAGTTTTATCCATGTTTCTTATGGTCGTTTCTCTTTCACTAGTCATAGAAGGCCTACTACGAAACACTGTGCCATATGAGGCATATTAGGTAGCAGCATCAAAACTGGtacaattttttaaacattCTTTTTCTGTATATGCAGGAACCTTTTTGTCATTGGGAAAGAAGAGAGGTGAACTCAAGATTTTATGGACAAGAGGGCAACCAAAAATGCCTTGCCCTCACATCCAAGATGATCATCAACCAATGGGCCAGTGACCTCAGTAGAATAGTATTGTAGATGTTAGTTTACAGGAGACACTTATAACAAACCTTAGGAGATTATGTAACATTTGTAGATCTGTCATAACAAGTTTTCAGCCAAATGACGCATGCAGTGTACTTAAATCAGTAGCTGAGACTTGAGATACACGCCTGACTCTTAGATGTTGAAGGACAAATGAATCTGTTTGTACTTTGTTGTAAGATTGGaccctttttttttatgagaaagTTTTTCTGatgtcttttctttttttggatAACATTTTCAATGTCAAACAACACAAAGATTTCATAGTATTGCCAGTAACTTGAGTTCCATAATGAGAAAATATGACGAGGATGATGATATAGAAATTATATACTGTTTGTGAATTGAAGGTTGTCTAAATTTAACTTTCTGGAAAATTATTCCATATTATGAACTATCAATGCATCACATACATTTGCAGTGCTGAATCAGGCTCAGTTTCAACCAGTAGCATTAACTAATTTCAAATGGATACCAACACTATGAAGCACCTTCAAAATGATGCATATAAAGCTCACATAAAATGGGGATGTTATTTAAGGAAAAGAAATCAAATAAGAAAGAAGGAAATTATCAATTTATCAGAACTAGCCCTGAAGTCCACTAttaatatcaaaaaattattcaccATCAATTAAACATGCATTAGAACATCTCTTAAAAGTATTTAATCACGGTAACAAACTAACAACTACTTCAAAAGGCCAACTTCAATGTTTTGTTGGTGCAATATTGAGTAATAGTATCAAAATGCTTTCCACGAGCAATGGATCAAATCATCAAATGTCAACCAATTTTTTACCTAACATTAATAAACCAACAGGCACAGATGAGCCTTTAAACCTTTTTTGATCTAACATTACATGAATCATCCAGTCACAAATTAGCCTttaaatcaaaactcataaaggACCAAACAGAAGGCAAATGCACAAGATATATACGTCCCTTACACGCGCAGAAAacagtttttatttctttcctttAAGTACAATAGACAGCCCCCAGCATCAAATTGCGCCCGGGCTACGCACCAGCAATGAAGTGCGGAGAATGAAGTTAAACAGTAAATGGGAAAAATAAAGACAACTGACATGCCACACTTTTCTAGAACTTGTCAGCAACTCTCAAAATTGTTCCAGCCATTGGCCAGATAGGTAGGCTTGCGCGGATTCTTTTCCATTCTTAAGTCCAGTCCTGTACATGGAAAGATATATATTAGAGTTGTGGATGACACCGAAAGTGACTGAAATGGTATGAAACGGTATCAATTTTTAACATGTTCTATCAAAATATAGGGAGGCCATACTCAAATGAAGGAGATAGAAACCAGGCTACAGTTTCACAAATTCATGTCAGGTTCAGAGGTGATATCAGAAGAAAACTTCATTGGCTAAATGGCGTATCATGGTTCCGAAAGTTGACAGTAGATGATAAGATGCAATTTTTACTACGCATAGTATGGTGTGCTAATGGTGACGCTTGAGCCCATAGTTTTAACTGTTGGATAAGAATTTATACTATCCAATGAATCCAACAGTTAAAACTAATGGTATATCGATGCGGTGAAGGCTAGGGTGAGTATAtaagcataaaaataaaaaaaataaaaaacagaaagAGCAAATTTGAAAAGAAATGGAATGCTAAGAATATTTATTGTACTAATATGTTGTAAGCTACTAAAATGAAAAGGAtaaaacacaaccattatagaaaacttaaaaattcaGCTAGCATGTGAATCACAGATATTAAAATAACtgcaaacaaaaagaaaaaacatacaAATATTTCGCCTTAGAAAACCATTCCCATTGGTCGCGAACAGCATTGTCTTCCTCTCTTGTCCTGGTGATAAAAATTCTTGAATCCGTTCTGGCCAGTCAGAATTTAAACGACGGGCAAAATCTTCTACTTCCCTGTGTCAAAGGGAATCGAACAAATAAGAACCTATGTACATATCATTTTAAAAGCACAATTATACAACCATCACGTGAACATCCCTGTATATCAAATTGATAGCTTTGTTACCGAAAATTAATGTGGAAAAGAGATACAGGAAAGACTATTAACAAGAATGTCATGAACAAAAACTTGGAGCTAGCTCAAGTGGATAAGAGTGGGTGGGTAGAAGGCATA from Cicer arietinum cultivar CDC Frontier isolate Library 1 chromosome 3, Cicar.CDCFrontier_v2.0, whole genome shotgun sequence encodes:
- the LOC101507787 gene encoding signal peptide peptidase-like 4 isoform X1, which produces MVTFGVSTYAVFFFFLSVFMLFLTMSFGGDIVHPDNIAPKSPGCDNNFVLVKIPIWIDGVESDEYVGVGARFGPTLESKEKRANHTRVAIADPPDCCSKPKNKLTGEIILVHRGQCSFTTKANIAEEAGASAILIINNRAELFKMVCEENETDVDIGIPSVMLPQDAGETLEKYIHNKSTVSVQLYSPLRTTVDIAEVFLWLMAVGTILCASYWSAWTAREGAIEREKLLKDDSDEYLNNTDNAGSSGYLEISTVAAVLFVVIASCFLLMLYKLMASWFVEVLVVLFCIGGVEGLQTCLVALLSCFRWSQHAAQTYVKIPFFGAVSYLTLAVTPFCIAFAVLWGVKRHASFAWIGQDILGIALIITVLQIVHIPNLKVGTVLLSCAFLYDIFWVFVSKCWFHESVMIVVARGDKSGEDGIPMLLKIPRLYDPWGGYSVIGFGDIILPGLLVAFSLRYDWLVKRNLRSGYFLWAMGAYGLGLLVTYIALNLMDGHGQPALLYIVPFTLGTFLSLGKKRGELKILWTRGQPKMPCPHIQDDHQPMGQ
- the LOC101507787 gene encoding signal peptide peptidase-like 2 isoform X2, producing MVCEENETDVDIGIPSVMLPQDAGETLEKYIHNKSTVSVQLYSPLRTTVDIAEVFLWLMAVGTILCASYWSAWTAREGAIEREKLLKDDSDEYLNNTDNAGSSGYLEISTVAAVLFVVIASCFLLMLYKLMASWFVEVLVVLFCIGGVEGLQTCLVALLSCFRWSQHAAQTYVKIPFFGAVSYLTLAVTPFCIAFAVLWGVKRHASFAWIGQDILGIALIITVLQIVHIPNLKVGTVLLSCAFLYDIFWVFVSKCWFHESVMIVVARGDKSGEDGIPMLLKIPRLYDPWGGYSVIGFGDIILPGLLVAFSLRYDWLVKRNLRSGYFLWAMGAYGLGLLVTYIALNLMDGHGQPALLYIVPFTLGTFLSLGKKRGELKILWTRGQPKMPCPHIQDDHQPMGQ